The following coding sequences lie in one Pan paniscus chromosome X, NHGRI_mPanPan1-v2.0_pri, whole genome shotgun sequence genomic window:
- the PNMA6A gene encoding paraneoplastic antigen-like protein 6A: MAVTMLQDWCRWMGVNARRGLLILGIPEDCDDAEFQESLEAALRPMGHFTVLGKVFREEDNATAALVELDREVNYALVPREIPGTGGPWNVVFVPRCSGEEFLGLGRVFLFPEQEGQMVESVAGALGVGLRRVCWLRSIGQAVQPWVEAVRYQSLGVFSGRDQPAPGEESFEVWLDHTTEMLHVWQGVSERERRRRLLEGLRGTALQLVHALLAENPARTAQDCLAALVQVFGDNESQATIRVKCLTAQQQSGERLSAFVLRLEVLLQKAMEKEALARASADRVRLRQMLTRAHLTEPLDEALRKLRMAGRSPSFLEMLGLVRESEAWEASLARSVRAQTQEGAGARAGAQAVARASTKVAAVPGGPGREPEGLLQAGGQEAEELLQEGLKPVLEECDN; this comes from the coding sequence ATGGCGGTGACGATGCTGCAGGACTGGTGCAGGTGGATGGGGGTCAACGCTCGCAGGGGCCTGCTCATCCTGGGCATCCCGGAGGACTGTGATGATGCCGAATTCCAAGAGTCCCTCGAGGCTGCCCTGAGGCCTATGGGACACTTTACAGTGCTAGGCAAAGTGTTTCGAGAGGAGGATAATGCCACCGCGGCCCTGGTCGAGCTCGACCGGGAAGTCAACTATGCTTTGGTCCCCAGGGAAATCCCCGGCACTGGGGGCCCGTGGAACGTGGTCTTTGTGCCCCGTTGCTCAGGCGAGGAGTTTCTCGGTCTCGGTCGCGTGTTCCTCTTCCCGGAGCAAGAGGGGCAGATGGTGGAGAGCGTGGCCGGCGCCCTGGGCGTGGGGCTGCGCAGGGTGTGCTGGCTCCGATCCATCGGTCAGGCGGTCCAGCCCTGGGTGGAGGCCGTGAGGTACCAGAGCCTGGGCGTGTTTTCCGGGAGGGACCAGCCAGCCCCAGGGGAGGAGTCCTTTGAGGTCTGGCTAGACCACACCACCGAAATGCTGCATGTGTGGCAGGGGGTCTCggaaagggagaggaggaggaggctgctggAAGGCTTGCGTGGGACCGCCCTGCAGCTCGTGCACGCGCTCCTGGCGGAGAACCCCGCCAGGACGGCGCAGGACTGTCTGGCGGCCCTGGTCCAGGTGTTTGGAGACAACGAGTCCCAGGCGACCATCCGGGTGAAGTGTCTGACCGCTCAGCAGCAGTCAGGCGAGCGTCTCTCAGCTTTCGTGTTGCGGCTGGAAGTGCTGCTGCAGAAGGCCATGGAGAAGGAGGCCCTGGCCAGAGCATCCGCCGACCGCGTGCGCCTGAGGCAGATGCTCACCAGGGCCCACCTTACTGAGCCTCTGGATGAAGCACTGAGGAAGCTGAGAATGGCCGGGAGGTCTCCAAGTTTCTTGGAGATGCTGGGGCTcgttcgggagtctgaggcatgggAGGCCAGTCTAGCCAGGAGCGTGAGAGCCCAGACACAGGAAGGGGCCGGTGCCCGggctggtgcccaggctgttgcCAGAGCCAGCACTAAAGTAGCGGCGGTCCCAGGAGGTCCTGGTCGGGAGCCAGAGGGCCTCCTccaggcaggaggccaggaggctgaggagctCCTCCAGGAGGGGCTCAAGCCCGTCCTGGAGGAATGTGATAACTAG